The Ananas comosus cultivar F153 linkage group 2, ASM154086v1, whole genome shotgun sequence genome contains a region encoding:
- the LOC109706918 gene encoding uncharacterized protein LOC109706918 has translation MARSAWLREACGLSLRFSELGVYERFIQYWFSGWKRLDPFRLGLQNCPFSLPSPPSTCLPLWHLLHQPSRAYPSYFAAIEASPVPALLISSVLSIRSICVEKKVITEGSVKRRRVKGNVSYGLFVRLFLGGSAPQQAIFSCSSFLEFGCQNILWLVSLLMLCSFLGWIELSQFWTLGTTGN, from the exons ATGGCGAGATCCGCATGGCTACGAGAGGCATGTGGGCTGAGCCTACGATTCTCGGAATTGGGGGTGTACGAGAG GTTCATCCAGTATTGGTTTTCCGGGTGGAAAAGGCTAGACCCCTTTCGTCTAGGGCTTCAAAATTGCCCTTTCTCGCTCCCGTCTCCTCCATCGACTTGTCTCCCTCTTTGGCATCTCCTCCACCAACCCTCTCGAGCTTATCCCTCCTACTTCGCTGCCATAGAGGCCTCTCCCGTGCCGGCTCTCTTGATCTCTTCTGTTCTCTCTATTAG ATCAATATGCGTGGAAAAGAAGGTGATTACAGAGGGTTCAGTGAAAAGAAGACGTGTGAAAGGAAATGTTTCTTATGGCTTATTTGTTCGGCTGTTTCTTGGAGGGTCTGCCCCTCAGCAGGCAATCTTTTCTTGTAGCAGTTTTCTGGAGTTTGGGTGTCAAAATATCTTGTGGCTTGTGAGCTTGCTCATGCTCTGCTCGTTTTTGGGTTGGATTGAACTTTCCCAATTTTGGACTTTGGGTACTACTGGCAATTAA